In Raphanus sativus cultivar WK10039 chromosome 5, ASM80110v3, whole genome shotgun sequence, the following proteins share a genomic window:
- the LOC130512749 gene encoding uncharacterized protein LOC130512749 has protein sequence MVRYLKRLEEWMPNELKEVKKDRVFAPIFKLFENGLGYSARVIHSFLCRELVTYKMHELWFVFARRPLRFSLMEFHAVTGLQCDASLSLKEPVDWEDDGGFWSLVIKTNKRISMLELWKKHRKAVKKWSNADRIRLLYLCIIVCMVCARDQKANIPIKYIKLVMDLEKVRKYPWRVASFDLLCEPIGKTRDNLKEKTTSYVLDGF, from the coding sequence ATGGTAAGGTATCTCAAAAGGTTAGAGGAATGGATGCCAAATGAGTTGAAAGAAGTGAAGAAAGATCGGGTTTTTGCTCCGATTTTTAAGTTGTTCGAGAATGGCTTGGGTTACTCGGCGAGAGTGATACACAGTTTCTTGTGTAGGGAGCTGGTGACTTACAAAATGCATGAGCTCTGGTTTGTCTTTGCGAGGAGACCACTCCGGTTTTCATTGATGGAGTTCCACGCAGTTACCGGGCTTCAGTGCGATGCTAGTCTCTCCCTTAAGGAGCCGGTTGACTGGGAAGATGATGGTGGTTTCTGGAGCTTAGTGATTAAGACAAATAAGAGAATTTCTATGTTGGAGCTATGGAAGAAACACAGGAAAGCTGTTAAGAAGTGGAGTAATGCTGATCGAATTAGGCTGTTGTATCTTTGCATCATTGTTTGTATGGTTTGTGCGAGAGATCAGAAGGCAAATATCCCCATCAAGTACATCAAGTTGGTCATGGATCTTGAGAAGGTCCGAAAGTACCCTTGGAGAGTTGCTTCTTTCGACCTTCTATGCGAGCCAATAGGTAAAACACGTGACAACCTGAAGGAGAAGACTACGAGTTACGTGTTAGATGGCTTCTAG